The Micromonospora krabiensis genome window below encodes:
- a CDS encoding M23 family metallopeptidase, whose translation MQEEDTTIQNDRRDDPEVIRHRALPSRRTRLLVVGAVAAVGLAVAGVAVAATGDEPAPKTVAVDAQARAEAVDRADRSARESPAPVTPSASPASPTPSPSTATPKAKATTTTPKPKKTTKPKPAWVIPMKGAQITSCFGQRWGTLHAGIDFAMPAGTPIHAAAAGTVVKAGDAGDGYGNSVFIDHGNGYLTHYAHQSRLAVAVGDKVSAGEVIGYEGSTGDSTGPHLHFEVHQGQMWNQIDPAPFLRARGINVAC comes from the coding sequence GTGCAGGAAGAAGACACGACCATCCAGAACGATCGCCGCGACGACCCGGAGGTGATCCGGCACCGGGCGCTGCCCAGCCGCCGTACCCGCCTCCTCGTGGTCGGAGCGGTCGCCGCGGTCGGCCTCGCCGTCGCCGGCGTGGCGGTCGCCGCGACGGGCGACGAGCCCGCACCGAAGACGGTCGCCGTCGACGCGCAGGCCCGCGCCGAGGCGGTCGACCGCGCCGACCGCTCGGCCCGCGAGTCGCCGGCCCCGGTCACCCCGTCGGCCAGCCCGGCCAGCCCGACACCGAGCCCGTCCACCGCCACCCCGAAGGCGAAGGCGACGACCACCACGCCGAAGCCGAAGAAGACCACGAAGCCCAAGCCGGCCTGGGTCATCCCGATGAAGGGCGCCCAGATCACCTCCTGCTTCGGCCAGCGCTGGGGCACGCTGCACGCGGGCATCGACTTCGCGATGCCGGCCGGCACCCCGATCCACGCCGCAGCCGCGGGCACCGTCGTCAAGGCCGGCGATGCCGGCGACGGGTACGGCAACTCGGTCTTCATCGACCACGGCAACGGCTACCTCACCCACTACGCCCACCAGAGCCGCCTGGCGGTCGCCGTGGGCGACAAGGTCAGCGCCGGCGAGGTCATCGGCTACGAGGGCTCCACCGGCGATTCCACAGGCCCGCACCTGCACTTCGAGGTGCACCAGGGCCAGATGTGGAACCAGATCGACCCCGCACCGTTCCTGCGCGCGCGGGGCATCAACGTGGCCTGCTGA